A section of the Parasteatoda tepidariorum isolate YZ-2023 chromosome 6, CAS_Ptep_4.0, whole genome shotgun sequence genome encodes:
- the LOC107436371 gene encoding scaffold protein salvador gives MLSSKKKDLKYLSDGVAGKYVKKDTPPDIPVLNVWTTVPEPPTKRIISLTRKNSDKSTKETPRPVPPPQQMSLAQKCAKASQSQISNAAKVNTQSALASTNIGPLQRPSPVLQINPNLSIGAQRGLPTPSFNPVPTPQPFTGKISQGSKIEQPSRLIPNTAESFMRLNTFGHSSNVVDATSQAHASHLPRYESHIYVNHYVKNSSSENDCRVCEVDNDGIPIKSKEDSNPNLRCVTVPAAVSIIEVPGQRSVESENHLPEIAYKQDDSIQIHLYHQQIRDQYSPNFHQTSNEQFHLQPSIATPNTNIISQKMYNHTYQNVPDNASQLAYSAAFVTTSRVPQSLASSSNIQHSSMAVLPMHANLSAVESHQQAIPNPVAASSSVSVLPSSAGACYSTPNELPLPPGWSVDYTMRGRKYYVDHNTKTTHWSHPLEKEGLPTGWERIESPDNGVYYVNHITKLAQYEHPCAPQYGHNSAIIYQASLLNQNRYPPPRHTNFHQHNVIVPANPYLTEEIPHWLYVYSKAPSEFDYKLKWNLFKLPELDCYQAMLNRLYRQELENIVMNYEAYRLALFKEMERCLNEKSERKS, from the exons ATGTTgtcttcaaagaaaaaagatttaaaatatcttagtgATGGTGTTGCTGGAAAATATGTTAAGAAAGACACCCCCCCTGATATTCCag tttTAAATGTCTGGACAACAGTTCCAGAACCTCCAACGAAAAGAATTATCTCACTCACAcgaaaaaattcagataaaagCACAAAGGAAACTCCCAGACCTGTTCCTCCCCCTCAACAGATGTCTTTAGCTCAAAAATGTGCTAAAGCATCCCAAAGCCAAATTTCTAATGCTGCAAAAGTAAATACACAAAGTGCCCTAGCAAGTACCAATATAGGTCCATTGCAACGTCCCAGTCCAGTCTTGCAgataaatccaaatttgtcaATCGGTGCTCAACGGGGATTGCCGACACCATCCTTCAATCCAGTTCCTACTCCTCAGCCTTTTACTGGCAAAATATCTCAGGGGAGCAAAATAGAACAACCTTCAAG aCTCATTCCCAATACAGCTGAGAGTTTCATGCGTTTAAATACTTTTGGTCACTCCTCTAATGTTGTTGATGCTACATCTCAAGCTCATGCATCTCATTTGCCTCGATATGAATCACACATATATGTCAatcattatgttaaaaattcaagTTCAGAGAATGATTGCAGAGTTTGTGAAGTAGATAATg ATGGTATTCCTATTAAAAGTAAAGAAGACAGCAATCCAAATCTGAGATGTGTTACTGTGCCTGCGGCTGTTTCTATAATTGAAGTTCCAGGTCAAAGAAGTGTTGAATCTGAAAATCATCTTCCTGAAATAGCATATAAACAAGATGATAGTATCCAAATCCATTTATATCATCAACAAATTCGAGATCAGTATTCTCCTAACTTTCATCAAACTTCTAATGAACAATTTCACTTGCAACCATCCATAGCTACTCCAAACACTAATATAATATCTC aaaaaatgtataatcaTACATATCAAAACGTACCAGACAATGCTTCACAGCTTGCATATTCAGCCGCATTTGTTACGACTTCAAGAGTACCCCAGTCACTTGCTAGCAGTAGCAACATTCAACATTCTTCAATGGCTGTATTGCCTATGCATGCAAATCTCTCAGCTGTAGAGAGTCACCAGCAAGCGATTCCAAACCCTGTTGCTGCCTCATCTTCAGTGTCTGTCCTTCCCTCTAGTGCAGGAGCCTGCTATTCTACTCCTAATGAATTGCCTTTACCTCCTGGTTGGTCTGTTGATTATACAATGAGAGGTAGAAAGTATTATGTTGATCATAATACGAAGACAACACATTGGAGTCATCCTCTTGAAAAAGAAGGCTTGCCTACTGGGTGGGAACGAATTGAATCTCCTGATAATGGTGTTTACTATGTCAA cCATATAACAAAATTAGCTCAATATGAGCATCCATGTGCCCCTCAATATGGTCATAATAGTGCCATTATATATCAAGCTTCTTTGCTGAACCAGAATCGCTATCCACCTCCCCGGCATACAAATTTTCATCAGCATAATGTGATAGTTCCTGCAAATCCTTATCTTACTGAAG aaattcCACATTGGTTATATGTGTATTCAAAGGCGCCATCAGAATTCGATTAcaagttaaaa tggaaTCTCTTCAAACTTCCTGAATTAGATTGTTACCAAGCAATGTTAAATCGTCTCTATAGACAagaactggaaaatattgtGATGAACTATGAAGCGTATCGCTTAGCACTTTTCAAAGAAATGGAAAGATGTCTAAAcgaaaaaagtgaaagaaaatcttag